A genomic window from Pyricularia oryzae 70-15 chromosome 7, whole genome shotgun sequence includes:
- a CDS encoding WD repeat-containing protein 23 — MDSGRKGGGHWSMVGRVGGVTTSGFSLESQYHTAPGEVDDELDPDYDHDDDEPEEEDDNEDNEDNEEEEEEEEEEEDDDDDSDGQEGNFFIDIGGRMLALTLPQLHALISREDPSIFGPPGRTRPRTPPDPDRFPKVPSEKGTELMDSGLFGVTPAAVPSSTKYSSPQAEVALRLLDRELGLRDPIDQRMDQRILAQTMIPSDPADMLIRFPQSVYSGQFSDDGNFFYAVGKDFKVRMYDTSNPYNWRYYKTARFPFGQWTLSDASLSPDNRWLAITSLLPHVCLAPTDPNDSGDPYTLDLSNTGLTGREQGAYWRDARHFAIFSVRYSGDSRELVAGTNRNSVIVYDIESRTVLHNVVGHNDDVNAVCFADKSSPHILYSGSDDTTIKVWDRRSMADRRAAGAFVGHIEGLTYIDSKNDGRYLLSNGKDHSMKLWDLRMAMSEPDFSSKDPTRCTRNRTTDYRWTELRDDDWFPHPHDNSVVTFRGHRVTRTLIRCHFSPPGSTNSRYVYSGSFDGKVYIWNLDATLAGTIDVGAESQRILGRANARPSPPYRHLRDHGYTAACIREAHWHPKAPMVVASAWGGDNTDSGFCSVHSFNDGLEDEGIEMGRLLNERLEPSQPAEYDTESEEEDDDDDDYEA; from the exons TGGCGTCACCACATCGGGTTTCTCTCTTGAGTCT caATACCACACCGCTCCTGGTGAGGTAGACGATGAGCTTGATCCGGATTATGaccatgacgacgacgaaccAGAGGAGGAAGATGACAATGAGGATAACGAGGAtaacgaggaggaggaggaggaggaggaagaggaggaagacgacgacgatgattcGGACGGCCAGGAAGGCAACTTCTTCATTGATATCGGGGGTCGCATGCTGGCTCTGACTCTTCCCCAGCTTCACGCTCTTATTAGCCGTGAGGATCCTAGCATTTTCGGGCCACCCGGTAGGACCAGGCCAAGGACGCCCCCCGACCCTGATAGGTTTCCCAAGGTTCCGAGCGAAAAGGGCACAGAGCTGATGGACTCCGGGCTATTTGGCGTCACCCCGGCCGCTGTGCCATCGTCGACAAAATACTCATCTCCGCAGGCCGAGGTAGCTCTCAGGCTTCTGGACCGCGAACTTGGACTCAGAGACCCGATAGACCAAAGAATGGATCAACGTATACTGGCCCAGACTATGATACCATCGGATCCAGCAGATATGCTGATTCGGTTCCCACAGTCGGTTTACTCTGGGCAATTTTCCGATGACGGCAATTTCTTTTACGCTGTTGGCAAAGACTTCAAGGTTCGCATGTACGACACGTCCAATCCGTACAACTGGCGATACTACAAGACTGCCAGATTCCCCTTTGGCCAGTGGACCCTATCAGACGCCTCTTTGAGCCCCGACAATCGCTGGCTTGCCATCACGTCGCTGCTCCCACACGTTTGTTTGGCTCCCACTGATCCCAATGACTCTGGAGACCCGTACACCCTTGACCTGTCCAACACAGGACTTACAGGCAGGGAGCAAGGAGCATACTGGCGCGATGCCCGGCATTTTGCCATCTTTTCTGTAAGATATTCCGGCGATAGCCGCGAGCTCGTTGCCGGTACCAATAGAAACTCGGTCATCGTCTACGATATTGAGTCGAGGACGGTTCTGCATAACGTCGTAGGCCACAACGACGATGTCAACGCTGTTTGCTTCGCCGACAAGTCATCTCCACATATCCTTTACTCTGGCTCGGACGACACTACCATCAAGGTGTGGGATCGCCGGAGTATGGCCGACCGGCGAGCCGCGGGGGCTTTCGTTGGCCACATTGAGGGTCTAACGTATATTGACAGCAAGAATGACGGGCGCTACCTTTTGTCAAACGGCAAGGACCATAGCATGAAACTCTGGGACTTGCGCATGGCCATGAGCGAACCTGACTTTAGCAGCAAAGACCCTACAAGGTGCACACGCAACCGCACCACAGACTACCGGTGGACGGAACTTCGCGACGACGATTGGTTCCCCCATCCCCACGACAACTCGGTTGTGACTTTCCGTGGCCACCGTGTCACCCGGACCCTGATCCGTTGCCACTTTAGCCCTCCTGGCAGTACCAACTCGCGCTACGTGTATTCTGGCAGCTTTGACGGCAAGGTATACATCTGGAACCTCGATGCAACGCTGGCAGGAACCATCGACGTTGGCGCAGAGAGCCAGCGAATCCTCGGCCGAGCGAATGCCAGACCCAGTCCGCCCTACAGGCACCTGCGTGATCATGGTTATACGGCAGCTTGTATAAGAGAGGCACACTGGCACCCCAAGGCGCCCATGGTAGTTG CCTCGGCTTGGGGCGGTGACAACACGGACAGCGGCTTTTGCAGCGTACATTCGTTCAACGATGGTCTCGAGGATGAAGGTATCGAAATGGGCAGGTTGCTCAACGAGAGGCTGGAGCCATCGCAACCTGCAGAGTACGACACCGAGAGCGAGGAagaagatgatgatgatgacgactaCGAAgcctag